One stretch of Schlesneria sp. DSM 10557 DNA includes these proteins:
- a CDS encoding LpxI family protein: MDGATDRSLKVGARRVGLLAGAGRFPISFAEAARDQGHHVYGVGVMGMAAPELRSICHSYVEAPLARIGRAINLFKKARIDRVVMAGKIEKTVLFQPFRILRLMPDWRTIHMWLVYAKRDRKDDTLLLAVIREFERDQIYFDSALDYCPELLVKHGFLTKRKPTESQWRDIRFGFELAKEMGRLDIGQSVIVHDMAVIAVEAIEGTDRAIRRSAELCRRGGFTVVKAAKPKQDMRFDVPTVGLQTIKTMHESGGRVLAIESDKTIILDEPEVIELADKLGIAIVAVSAVELEMRAAG, encoded by the coding sequence ATGGATGGAGCCACCGACAGATCACTGAAAGTGGGAGCGCGACGCGTCGGCCTGTTAGCCGGGGCGGGACGTTTCCCGATTTCATTTGCCGAAGCAGCACGGGACCAGGGGCATCATGTGTATGGTGTCGGCGTGATGGGGATGGCGGCTCCCGAGCTACGCTCGATTTGCCATTCTTACGTCGAGGCGCCCCTGGCAAGGATTGGGCGAGCCATCAATCTGTTCAAGAAGGCCCGCATCGATCGTGTGGTCATGGCGGGAAAAATTGAAAAGACCGTTCTGTTTCAACCTTTCCGCATCCTGCGGCTCATGCCCGACTGGCGTACGATCCACATGTGGCTGGTGTACGCCAAACGCGACCGGAAAGATGATACGCTGTTGCTGGCGGTGATTCGCGAATTCGAACGCGATCAGATTTACTTCGATTCCGCACTCGATTACTGTCCGGAGCTTCTCGTGAAACATGGTTTCCTGACAAAACGCAAACCGACGGAGTCTCAATGGAGAGACATCCGCTTCGGCTTTGAACTGGCCAAAGAAATGGGTCGGTTGGATATCGGTCAGTCGGTTATCGTCCACGACATGGCCGTCATTGCAGTGGAAGCAATTGAAGGAACCGACCGCGCGATCCGACGTTCGGCCGAACTCTGCCGCCGAGGTGGATTCACGGTCGTCAAGGCCGCGAAACCGAAACAGGACATGCGGTTCGACGTTCCGACCGTGGGACTGCAGACGATCAAGACCATGCACGAATCGGGTGGCCGTGTGCTGGCGATCGAAAGTGACAAGACGATCATTCTGGACGAGCCGGAAGTGATCGAACTGGCCGACAAACTGGGAATCGCCATCGTCGCCGTCAGCGCGGTCGAACTGGAAATGCGTGCCGCTGGCTGA
- a CDS encoding sedoheptulokinase, with translation MPIVIGVDLGTTKITSIAVDTQTGVLVAIGSAANDGRVTATADAARGHSEWDAKQIIAASCRCLAQVAEQLGNHVGEVIGIGVTGQQHGMLLVDSHLNPVSPLINWQDRRALEMCPEGDKTWLQSAREAIGNEAWKRTGCWLQPGFMAVTLYELAKRRIVPEGARALFIMDYFTAVLTGADPVTEPSCAGSSGVFHAPTRNWDDQAIKALGLSRDWFPPILEADQQAGTLTDEYANKTGLPAGIPIFAPIGDHQASFLGSVADPTKTVLVNVGTGAQVAMFTEGLDFVPPIELRPFPVKGNLLSNVGLAGGWSYQVLEQFFGDVGKQLFHVPSTEKLYNVMNELATAIPSGADGLRCEPRFSGTRLDPTVRGSITGLSPQNFTAGHLCRAILEGMGRSLHEGFLAIQQINRAKPTILVAAGNGLRENPLLAEIVSRAFDLPMLFTRHREEAAFGAALVACVGTGQFDSLEAAANRLIVTSPDPKFSVC, from the coding sequence ATGCCCATCGTGATCGGAGTGGATCTCGGTACGACCAAAATCACCAGTATCGCCGTCGACACCCAAACTGGAGTTCTGGTTGCCATCGGATCGGCCGCGAATGACGGTCGCGTCACGGCTACCGCAGACGCTGCACGAGGCCACTCCGAATGGGACGCAAAGCAAATCATCGCAGCCAGTTGCCGCTGCCTGGCGCAGGTTGCTGAACAACTGGGGAACCACGTCGGGGAGGTGATCGGGATCGGCGTCACCGGGCAGCAGCACGGAATGCTGCTGGTTGATTCTCACCTCAACCCGGTCTCTCCTTTGATTAACTGGCAGGACCGTCGAGCCCTCGAAATGTGTCCCGAAGGTGACAAGACCTGGCTGCAATCGGCCCGCGAGGCGATTGGAAACGAGGCCTGGAAACGGACGGGATGCTGGCTGCAACCGGGATTCATGGCAGTCACGCTGTACGAACTGGCGAAGCGTCGAATCGTGCCCGAAGGGGCACGTGCGCTGTTCATCATGGACTACTTTACAGCAGTGCTGACAGGTGCCGACCCCGTCACTGAACCTTCGTGCGCAGGAAGTAGCGGCGTCTTCCATGCCCCGACGAGAAATTGGGACGACCAGGCGATCAAAGCTCTGGGCCTGTCACGCGACTGGTTCCCACCGATCCTGGAAGCCGATCAGCAGGCGGGGACGCTCACCGACGAATATGCGAATAAGACCGGACTTCCCGCCGGAATCCCGATCTTTGCTCCGATTGGTGATCACCAGGCAAGTTTTCTGGGAAGCGTGGCCGATCCCACGAAGACGGTCCTCGTGAATGTCGGGACAGGTGCCCAGGTGGCGATGTTCACAGAGGGACTCGATTTTGTCCCCCCCATTGAGCTGCGTCCGTTTCCTGTCAAGGGAAACCTGTTGTCAAACGTCGGTCTGGCCGGGGGCTGGTCGTACCAGGTACTGGAACAGTTCTTCGGTGACGTTGGCAAGCAGCTCTTTCATGTGCCGTCGACCGAAAAGCTTTACAACGTGATGAACGAGCTGGCTACGGCGATTCCGTCGGGTGCGGACGGTCTGCGGTGTGAACCTCGCTTTTCCGGGACGCGACTTGATCCCACTGTCCGTGGTTCGATCACCGGACTGTCGCCGCAAAACTTCACGGCCGGACATCTGTGTCGCGCGATCCTGGAAGGAATGGGCCGATCCCTGCACGAAGGGTTTCTGGCGATTCAACAGATCAACCGGGCCAAGCCCACGATTCTTGTAGCGGCGGGAAACGGCCTGCGTGAAAATCCCCTGCTGGCCGAAATTGTTTCCCGCGCTTTCGACCTGCCGATGCTCTTCACGCGACATCGCGAAGAAGCTGCGTTCGGTGCCGCGTTAGTGGCCTGTGTCGGAACAGGTCAGTTCGACAGCCTGGAAGCGGCGGCCAATCGATTGATCGTGACATCCCCTGATCCGAAATTTTCCGTCTGCTAG
- a CDS encoding PQQ-binding-like beta-propeller repeat protein codes for MCCRLTRPNRVVPIVMAACLSLASSSFADDWPQWMGPERDAVWREKGIIKTFPADGPKVRWRTKVGGGYAGPAVANGRVYVTDKQLPSGESDPSNPFSRERQTASERVLCLDDKDGSIIWKHEYDCPYTVSYPAGPRTTPVIKDGFVYTLGSEGHLFCLTAESGEVVWSRSFQKDYGRDQTPVWGYSSNPLLDGDRLICLVGGEGTAVVAFDKSTGREVWRALDSTGEHASGYSSPIIVEAGGKRQLIVWHPSSINGLDPETGKVYWSVPFTSQTGLSVATPRVDGNLLFITAFYNGSMLLKLDEKTPTATEVWRRHGKNERQTDALHSIISTPMIDHGYIFGVCSYGELRCLDLKNGDRLWATFEATSGRSARWGNAFLVKHEDRYFLFNEQGDLIMAHLTPKGYHELGRVHLLEPTGPAERRDVVWTHPAFANRNVYVRNDREIVSASLAESE; via the coding sequence ATGTGCTGTCGATTGACTCGTCCGAACCGGGTAGTGCCGATTGTGATGGCAGCCTGTTTGTCGCTGGCGTCTTCTTCGTTTGCGGATGACTGGCCACAGTGGATGGGGCCCGAACGCGACGCCGTCTGGCGTGAAAAGGGGATCATTAAGACCTTTCCTGCTGATGGTCCCAAAGTTCGTTGGCGCACGAAGGTGGGCGGGGGTTACGCGGGACCTGCCGTGGCGAACGGACGGGTTTATGTGACCGACAAGCAACTTCCCAGTGGCGAGAGCGATCCAAGCAACCCCTTCAGCCGTGAACGTCAGACGGCCTCTGAGCGCGTCTTGTGCCTGGATGACAAAGACGGCTCGATCATCTGGAAGCACGAATACGATTGTCCCTACACGGTCAGTTATCCCGCTGGTCCCCGCACGACTCCCGTCATCAAGGACGGGTTCGTCTACACGCTCGGCTCAGAAGGACATCTCTTCTGTCTGACTGCGGAGTCCGGCGAGGTCGTGTGGTCTCGTTCGTTCCAGAAAGACTACGGCCGTGATCAGACCCCTGTCTGGGGTTATTCCTCAAATCCTCTGCTGGATGGCGACCGGCTGATCTGTTTGGTCGGAGGAGAGGGGACCGCCGTTGTTGCGTTTGACAAATCGACTGGCCGGGAGGTCTGGCGAGCCCTGGATTCCACCGGCGAACATGCATCGGGGTACAGTTCACCGATCATCGTTGAAGCGGGTGGGAAGCGGCAGCTGATTGTCTGGCATCCTTCCTCCATCAACGGCCTCGATCCGGAAACAGGCAAGGTGTACTGGTCGGTTCCCTTTACCTCACAGACGGGCCTCTCCGTGGCCACGCCGCGAGTCGATGGTAATTTGCTGTTTATCACCGCTTTCTACAACGGCTCAATGCTGCTCAAGCTAGACGAGAAAACTCCGACCGCGACCGAAGTGTGGCGACGCCACGGTAAGAATGAACGTCAGACCGATGCACTGCACAGCATTATCAGCACTCCGATGATCGATCACGGATATATTTTCGGGGTCTGCAGCTATGGCGAACTACGCTGTCTCGATTTGAAGAATGGCGATCGGCTGTGGGCCACGTTCGAAGCCACCAGCGGACGGTCTGCACGCTGGGGGAATGCCTTCCTGGTGAAGCACGAAGATCGTTACTTCCTCTTTAACGAGCAGGGGGATCTGATCATGGCGCACCTGACACCCAAGGGGTATCACGAACTGGGGCGAGTTCACCTGCTCGAACCGACGGGTCCTGCCGAACGACGCGACGTTGTCTGGACGCATCCGGCGTTCGCGAATCGAAATGTCTATGTGAGGAATGACCGGGAAATCGTGTCTGCATCGCTGGCAGAATCGGAATGA
- a CDS encoding carbon-nitrogen hydrolase family protein, with protein sequence MRIAAIQTDIKLGDKAGNLDRMISYVRETRKNGATFTIFPECALTGYCFDSIEEARPYAESIPGPSVEKMAAVCKELGVYTVFGMLESDGSKVFNALALVGPEGLVASYRKIHLPRLGVDRFTDYGDRPFAVHEIAGVKVGMNICYDGGFPESSRIMTLLGADLIVLPTNWPPGAEGAGDFTVNARAMENTVYYAAADRVGVERGVKFVGKSKICDPLGKTIAFADHTDEEILYADIDVTRSRTKHLVRTAGINEVDRIADRRPEVYAPLVAPHSLKRPGRD encoded by the coding sequence ATGCGAATTGCGGCGATTCAGACGGATATCAAGCTGGGCGACAAGGCTGGCAATCTGGACCGAATGATCTCTTACGTGCGCGAGACCAGAAAGAATGGCGCCACATTCACCATCTTTCCCGAATGCGCACTGACAGGTTACTGCTTCGACAGTATTGAAGAAGCTCGCCCTTATGCTGAATCGATTCCCGGACCGTCCGTCGAAAAAATGGCGGCCGTGTGTAAGGAACTGGGGGTCTATACTGTATTTGGTATGTTGGAATCCGACGGTAGCAAAGTCTTCAACGCTCTGGCGCTCGTCGGACCCGAAGGGCTGGTCGCCTCGTACCGTAAGATCCACCTCCCTCGTCTGGGGGTTGATCGATTTACCGATTACGGTGACCGCCCCTTTGCTGTCCACGAAATCGCGGGGGTCAAGGTGGGTATGAATATCTGCTACGATGGAGGATTCCCGGAATCGTCTCGCATTATGACCCTGCTGGGGGCGGATCTGATCGTCCTGCCAACCAACTGGCCACCCGGCGCGGAAGGGGCAGGGGATTTCACCGTGAACGCACGAGCGATGGAAAATACTGTCTACTACGCGGCCGCCGATCGAGTCGGTGTGGAGCGGGGAGTGAAGTTCGTCGGCAAAAGCAAGATCTGCGATCCGCTGGGGAAGACGATCGCCTTCGCGGATCACACGGACGAAGAAATCCTGTACGCCGATATCGACGTCACCCGTTCCCGTACCAAACATCTCGTCCGAACAGCGGGGATCAACGAAGTGGATCGGATTGCGGACCGACGTCCCGAGGTTTACGCTCCGCTGGTAGCGCCCCATTCTCTGAAACGGCCCGGCCGCGACTGA
- a CDS encoding OmpH family outer membrane protein: MKKVIVSASAIALLAGVLALTGDAWSQSKEPAAAATNLPHKVGLIDMAYVFKNYKKFESLREDLKQEIAESEEKAKDMQKGIVELQQKMKSLVEGAPEYSKVEQQAVKQAAEFENFRRQMSREFLKKESQIYLQVYNEVTTMVEKYANHFNYTLIIRFNREDLDTENPQQLLQGMNRQVVFYRPNEDITTPVLESLNKKFNPDAASSKAPARTATPGGASKNN, encoded by the coding sequence GTGAAGAAAGTTATCGTTTCGGCATCCGCAATCGCCCTGCTCGCTGGTGTTCTCGCGTTGACGGGAGACGCCTGGAGTCAGAGCAAGGAACCGGCCGCGGCCGCCACCAATCTTCCTCATAAAGTAGGCCTGATCGACATGGCCTACGTCTTCAAGAACTACAAAAAGTTCGAGAGCCTGCGTGAAGACCTGAAGCAGGAAATCGCCGAAAGCGAAGAAAAAGCCAAGGACATGCAGAAGGGGATCGTCGAACTCCAGCAGAAGATGAAGAGTCTCGTCGAAGGTGCTCCTGAGTATTCCAAGGTCGAACAGCAGGCTGTCAAGCAGGCTGCCGAATTCGAAAACTTCCGCCGCCAGATGTCACGCGAATTCCTGAAGAAGGAATCGCAGATCTATCTGCAGGTCTACAACGAAGTGACCACCATGGTGGAAAAGTACGCCAATCACTTCAACTACACCCTGATCATTCGCTTCAACCGCGAAGATCTCGACACCGAGAACCCACAGCAGTTGCTGCAGGGGATGAACCGCCAGGTCGTCTTCTACCGACCGAACGAAGACATCACCACCCCCGTTCTGGAAAGCCTCAACAAGAAGTTCAATCCAGACGCAGCCTCAAGCAAGGCTCCTGCTCGTACCGCAACCCCAGGTGGTGCATCGAAGAACAACTAG
- a CDS encoding SIS domain-containing protein: protein MIADRSPYSKFNLITDMIAAAEVIRTFDPSEVKATAEEIGKVGKLLISGEGSSRMFPAKSAIAHARRKGWPFTIATEAGRQSQEYALSDWAVLGISNSGRTAEVIRLFNAFNAAGHTHRYSLAAFAESPLEALAARGHVLKCGKEGAVAATKSVVEQALFCRALVEALGGDTSLKGRLPKLADQFLETLALPIDAEISQKIAQANSIYFSGRNDGVAEELTLKTNEITRKRGDYLEGTYAVHGIEEAMQADDVVIWIDPYEESEQKFHDVLVKGVGLTVIAISSRPTLFPTIQIPDAGDLNVFLQLAAGWNLLVEAGLRLDINIDKPVRARKVGNEFV from the coding sequence GTGATTGCAGATCGATCGCCCTACTCGAAGTTCAACCTCATTACCGACATGATTGCCGCGGCTGAGGTGATTCGAACGTTCGATCCTTCGGAGGTCAAGGCGACCGCCGAAGAGATTGGCAAGGTAGGGAAGCTGTTGATTTCGGGTGAAGGCTCGAGCCGGATGTTCCCCGCGAAGAGTGCCATTGCACACGCACGACGAAAGGGATGGCCCTTCACCATCGCAACAGAAGCAGGACGACAATCACAAGAGTACGCTCTGAGTGACTGGGCCGTACTGGGGATTTCGAACTCGGGTCGTACGGCCGAAGTCATTCGACTTTTCAACGCCTTCAACGCGGCGGGCCATACCCATCGTTACAGCCTGGCTGCTTTTGCTGAGTCGCCACTGGAAGCGCTGGCTGCTCGCGGTCATGTGCTGAAATGCGGAAAAGAAGGGGCTGTTGCCGCCACGAAAAGCGTTGTGGAACAGGCCTTGTTCTGCCGCGCGCTGGTCGAGGCGCTGGGTGGGGACACGTCACTCAAAGGGCGGCTGCCCAAGCTGGCTGATCAGTTTCTCGAGACGCTGGCTTTGCCAATCGACGCCGAAATTTCGCAGAAGATTGCTCAGGCAAACTCCATCTACTTCTCTGGTCGCAATGACGGTGTTGCCGAAGAGTTGACGCTCAAGACGAACGAAATCACCCGTAAACGGGGGGATTATCTTGAGGGAACTTACGCGGTCCACGGGATCGAAGAAGCGATGCAGGCCGACGATGTCGTGATCTGGATCGATCCCTACGAAGAATCCGAACAGAAGTTCCATGACGTGCTGGTCAAGGGGGTGGGACTGACCGTGATCGCAATTTCCTCGCGACCGACGCTGTTCCCCACGATCCAGATTCCAGACGCTGGGGATCTGAATGTCTTCCTGCAACTGGCGGCTGGCTGGAATCTGCTGGTCGAAGCGGGGCTGCGGCTTGATATCAACATCGACAAGCCCGTTCGAGCCCGAAAAGTCGGGAACGAGTTCGTCTGA
- a CDS encoding formylglycine-generating enzyme family protein, whose amino-acid sequence MRRRRFLSLISTATFFLPGWNSTGWLQAEEEKTTDLLKTFVDEFVAITPGTASFPASFQMGSSQGEPNEKPVHEVKLSKAFAIAKYEVPQNLFHAVMGYNPSRWPGPRNSAERMSWNEANEFCRKVTAALRADKRIEQDETIRLPTEAEWEYCCRAGTETRYSFGDEPRTKADLPPATSILNEFAWHTGNAAGNDPQVGVLKPNPWGLYDIHGYLWEFTADAWSPNYEQAPADGSAVTSEDESSKIVIRGGSWKDAYPLLTSSARRGLSKTAKDDAIGFRCVKSK is encoded by the coding sequence ATGAGACGTCGTCGTTTTCTCTCACTGATCAGCACCGCTACATTCTTTCTGCCAGGATGGAACTCCACGGGCTGGCTACAGGCTGAGGAAGAAAAAACGACTGACCTTTTGAAGACGTTCGTGGACGAATTCGTGGCGATTACCCCCGGAACAGCCTCTTTCCCTGCGTCCTTTCAGATGGGCAGCAGCCAAGGGGAACCGAATGAGAAGCCTGTCCACGAAGTCAAACTGTCAAAAGCATTCGCGATCGCGAAGTACGAAGTCCCGCAGAACCTGTTTCACGCCGTCATGGGGTACAACCCCAGTCGCTGGCCTGGGCCGCGAAATTCGGCAGAGCGTATGTCCTGGAACGAAGCCAATGAATTCTGTCGCAAGGTGACAGCGGCGCTGCGAGCGGACAAACGGATCGAACAGGATGAAACCATTCGCCTGCCGACCGAAGCCGAGTGGGAATACTGCTGCCGGGCGGGGACCGAGACTCGCTACAGCTTTGGAGACGAGCCCCGAACGAAAGCGGATCTTCCGCCCGCGACATCCATCCTGAATGAATTTGCCTGGCATACCGGCAACGCCGCTGGCAACGATCCGCAGGTCGGAGTCCTCAAGCCAAACCCCTGGGGACTTTATGACATTCATGGCTACCTGTGGGAATTCACAGCCGATGCCTGGTCCCCCAACTATGAGCAGGCTCCGGCGGACGGTTCGGCGGTGACCTCCGAGGATGAATCCAGCAAAATCGTCATCCGGGGGGGCTCATGGAAAGACGCTTACCCGCTCCTGACCAGTTCTGCCCGGCGAGGACTGTCAAAAACAGCGAAAGACGATGCCATCGGATTTCGCTGCGTCAAGTCAAAATGA
- a CDS encoding UDP-3-O-acyl-N-acetylglucosamine deacetylase, with product MTPRCQRTLVRPAEYRGFGFLSGADVTVSFFPADENYGIRFQRTDLAGTKPIPARLENLVPRQRRTAISNGEASVDLVEHVMAALAGLQIDNCLVRLNAPEPPGADGSCLPFVEALLEAGTVEQTARQPLLVVHSSSRTETASDESEISVRPVFHRTLVISYELDYGMRSPIKPQLLTYEFSPETFVSEIAFARTFILQSEVAALQSKGYGSRVTEKDLLIFGPDGVIGNQLRSSDECVRHKILDCIGDFALMGCDVHGHFRAYRSGHNTNHAICQKIQVSQPAKMAYSKAA from the coding sequence ATGACTCCAAGATGCCAACGAACTCTCGTCCGCCCTGCTGAATATCGGGGCTTCGGTTTCCTTTCAGGTGCCGATGTCACGGTTTCCTTCTTTCCAGCAGACGAGAACTACGGAATTCGATTCCAGCGAACTGACCTCGCCGGAACGAAGCCGATCCCTGCCCGGCTTGAAAACCTTGTTCCCCGCCAGCGACGGACGGCCATCTCCAATGGTGAAGCCTCTGTCGACCTCGTGGAACATGTCATGGCCGCTCTGGCAGGACTGCAGATTGATAACTGCCTGGTCCGCCTGAATGCTCCTGAACCCCCGGGCGCCGATGGTTCCTGCCTTCCCTTTGTCGAAGCGTTGCTCGAAGCGGGAACGGTCGAACAGACGGCACGCCAGCCATTGCTGGTTGTTCATTCCAGCTCCAGAACCGAAACCGCTTCAGACGAATCAGAGATCTCGGTTCGCCCCGTCTTCCACCGAACGCTCGTCATCAGCTACGAACTCGACTACGGAATGCGTTCCCCGATCAAGCCCCAACTGCTGACCTATGAATTCTCTCCAGAGACATTCGTCAGCGAAATTGCGTTCGCCAGGACATTCATCCTGCAAAGTGAAGTGGCGGCGCTGCAGTCGAAGGGGTACGGATCACGCGTCACCGAAAAAGACCTGCTGATCTTCGGACCGGACGGCGTCATCGGCAACCAGTTGCGAAGCTCTGACGAGTGCGTCCGCCACAAGATTCTGGACTGCATCGGAGATTTCGCCCTGATGGGGTGCGATGTGCATGGTCACTTCCGCGCTTACCGCTCGGGACACAACACCAACCATGCCATCTGCCAGAAGATCCAGGTCAGCCAACCGGCGAAAATGGCCTATTCCAAAGCCGCATGA
- the lpxD gene encoding UDP-3-O-(3-hydroxymyristoyl)glucosamine N-acyltransferase, producing MTESVESLAALVDGTICGDAARLIDDAAAIESANPSAVTFVADMKNVSRLKDCQAGAVLMPAKVAAMIDDSVSFARIIVADAQVAFLKILPLFRKIRSRPERGISPHAHIHETASIGPNCHVAAGVWIGEDVVIGADCDLLPGVVIGAGSRIGDQVVLHPNVVLYHDVTIGNRVIIHSGAVIGADGFGYRFAAGRFEKIPQLGSVQIQDDVEIGACTTVDRGAIGPTIIGEGTKLDNLVMIGHNCEVGRHNVFASQVGLAGSCQSGDYVRLGGQVGVRDHAKMNTGATVGAKAGVLKDVPAGETWLGIPATHEMEQKRLVVAMRRLPDMKDQLRDLEKQVAALAAELQKLKGNPPATDPVTHRAAG from the coding sequence GTGACTGAATCGGTGGAATCATTGGCCGCATTGGTGGATGGAACAATCTGCGGCGATGCCGCGCGTCTGATCGATGACGCCGCGGCGATCGAGTCGGCCAATCCTTCCGCAGTCACTTTTGTCGCGGACATGAAGAATGTTTCACGCCTGAAGGATTGTCAGGCGGGCGCGGTACTGATGCCGGCCAAAGTCGCGGCAATGATCGACGACTCCGTCAGCTTCGCTCGCATCATCGTTGCCGACGCCCAGGTCGCCTTCCTAAAAATATTGCCCCTGTTCCGCAAGATTCGCAGCCGTCCCGAGCGAGGGATCTCGCCCCACGCTCACATTCACGAAACCGCCAGCATCGGTCCGAACTGTCATGTCGCGGCCGGAGTCTGGATCGGTGAAGATGTGGTGATTGGAGCCGACTGCGACCTGCTACCGGGCGTGGTCATCGGAGCGGGCAGCCGGATTGGAGACCAGGTCGTTCTGCATCCGAATGTCGTTCTTTACCACGACGTCACGATCGGGAACCGGGTGATCATCCATAGTGGAGCGGTGATTGGAGCGGATGGTTTTGGCTATCGCTTTGCCGCTGGCCGGTTCGAGAAAATCCCGCAACTCGGTTCAGTCCAGATTCAGGATGACGTCGAAATCGGGGCGTGCACGACGGTCGACCGGGGGGCCATCGGGCCGACCATCATCGGTGAAGGAACAAAACTCGATAACCTGGTGATGATTGGGCACAACTGCGAAGTCGGACGTCACAATGTCTTCGCATCCCAAGTCGGCCTGGCCGGCTCATGTCAGTCGGGCGACTATGTCCGGCTGGGTGGTCAGGTCGGTGTGCGTGACCATGCCAAGATGAACACAGGGGCGACAGTGGGAGCCAAAGCGGGTGTTCTGAAAGACGTTCCCGCGGGCGAGACCTGGCTCGGTATACCAGCGACGCACGAAATGGAACAGAAACGGCTCGTCGTCGCCATGCGGCGGCTGCCGGACATGAAAGACCAGCTCCGCGACCTCGAAAAGCAGGTCGCTGCGTTGGCAGCAGAGCTACAGAAACTGAAGGGGAATCCTCCTGCAACAGATCCGGTCACCCATCGCGCGGCGGGATAA
- the aroH gene encoding chorismate mutase, with product MSVRGIRGATSVEFDAPEEILSATRELLNELLRANEITEFDEVVSAIFTTSHDLTSTFPAEAARAIGMKQVPLLCASEIAVPSSLPRCIRVLLHVNTDKKQSEIVHVYLREAKKLRPDMCSAQ from the coding sequence ATGTCGGTGCGAGGTATTCGAGGAGCAACCAGCGTAGAGTTCGACGCGCCCGAGGAAATTCTCTCGGCCACGCGAGAGCTGCTGAACGAGCTGCTCCGGGCGAATGAGATCACAGAATTCGACGAAGTTGTTTCCGCCATCTTCACGACGTCGCATGATCTGACTTCGACTTTCCCCGCTGAAGCGGCCCGCGCGATCGGTATGAAACAGGTCCCACTGCTGTGCGCATCCGAGATTGCTGTTCCCAGCAGCCTGCCCCGCTGCATCCGCGTCCTGCTGCACGTCAACACAGACAAGAAGCAGTCCGAAATCGTCCATGTCTACCTGCGCGAAGCCAAGAAGCTGCGACCTGACATGTGCAGTGCTCAGTGA